From one Streptomyces sp. CA-210063 genomic stretch:
- a CDS encoding response regulator transcription factor, whose translation MSTQRVLVVDDEPKIRMTVRGYLESDGFHVIEAADGPSALQAVTRDRPDLVVLDVMLPGLDGFQVLRRIREASQIPVILLTARDEEVDRLIGFTTGGDDYVTKPFSPRELALRVRAILRRADNRPEAAHEDGVLRFDGLSVDPDTRTVLVDADRTVELSALDFDLLLAMARVPGRVFTRRGLLAQVWGEDFFGDERVVDVHIRTLRRALGDDASAPRFVGTVRTIGYRFIGRPA comes from the coding sequence ATGAGTACGCAGCGCGTTCTGGTCGTCGATGACGAACCCAAGATCCGCATGACCGTGCGCGGCTACCTGGAGTCGGACGGGTTCCACGTCATCGAAGCCGCGGACGGACCGTCCGCCCTCCAGGCGGTCACCCGTGACCGGCCGGACCTGGTGGTGCTTGATGTGATGCTCCCGGGGCTGGACGGGTTCCAGGTCCTGCGCCGCATCCGGGAGGCGAGCCAGATCCCGGTGATCCTTCTCACCGCCCGGGACGAGGAGGTCGACCGGCTGATCGGTTTCACCACCGGCGGCGACGACTACGTCACCAAGCCGTTCAGCCCCCGCGAACTGGCTCTGCGCGTGCGCGCGATCCTGCGGCGCGCCGACAACCGGCCTGAGGCGGCCCACGAGGACGGGGTGCTGCGCTTCGACGGCTTGAGTGTCGATCCCGATACGCGAACCGTCCTCGTCGACGCCGACCGGACGGTGGAACTGTCCGCCCTCGACTTCGACCTGCTGCTTGCGATGGCCCGGGTCCCCGGGCGGGTCTTCACCCGGCGCGGCCTGCTGGCCCAGGTGTGGGGCGAGGACTTCTTCGGCGACGAGCGCGTCGTGGACGTGCACATCCGTACCCTGCGGCGCGCACTGGGCGACGACGCGAGCGCACCCCGGTTCGTGGGCACCGTCCGCACCATCGGCTACCGGTTCATCGGACGCCCCGCCTAG
- a CDS encoding amidohydrolase family protein, with protein MIEGASAAALVTAAAATVPAAMASPEAAASGPGLPKGNWRIDTHAHYSPDVYNDYLKRYGLLGAITGAYGPWSVDRHLAFMDQYRIQASVLSFGDLQVTVGPVDDRRATARAVNDWARDLVQTRGDRFGIFAVTPMPDIEGSVAEVDRALGELDLDGICLLTNYKGTYLGDPSFAPLYEILNDRGAYVYVHPTGPENNPAPKLCFGPDIPAGNNVFEYTFDATRAMTSLIYNGVLRDYPNIRWHFTHCGGALPFLAYRLATRHSAFPPFNEVLPEGPLTYLSRMYFDDAQAFTAAQLQPLSSLVPDNHIMFGSDWPATRHLYAADNVETMPFLKGSLPLPKAGDPEPTVDEIYNRRQRIALERTNALEQFPKLRARIRRAGSR; from the coding sequence ATGATCGAAGGGGCATCGGCCGCGGCGCTTGTCACGGCGGCGGCGGCCACGGTGCCGGCCGCCATGGCCAGTCCGGAGGCGGCAGCGTCCGGTCCGGGGCTGCCGAAGGGCAACTGGCGTATCGACACCCACGCGCACTATTCCCCCGACGTGTACAACGACTACCTGAAGCGCTACGGCCTCCTCGGCGCCATCACCGGGGCGTACGGTCCGTGGTCGGTCGACCGGCACCTGGCCTTCATGGACCAGTACCGGATCCAGGCCAGCGTCCTGTCGTTCGGCGACCTCCAGGTCACCGTCGGCCCGGTCGACGACCGGCGCGCCACCGCCCGCGCGGTCAACGACTGGGCCCGCGACCTCGTGCAGACCCGTGGTGACCGGTTCGGGATCTTCGCGGTCACCCCGATGCCCGACATCGAGGGCTCGGTGGCCGAGGTGGACCGCGCGCTCGGCGAACTGGATCTCGACGGCATCTGTCTGCTCACCAACTACAAGGGCACCTACCTGGGGGATCCTTCGTTCGCGCCTCTGTACGAGATCCTCAATGACCGCGGTGCCTACGTCTACGTCCACCCGACGGGCCCGGAGAACAACCCGGCTCCCAAGCTCTGCTTCGGCCCCGACATCCCGGCCGGGAACAACGTCTTCGAGTACACCTTCGACGCGACCCGTGCGATGACGAGCCTGATCTACAACGGTGTCCTGCGGGACTACCCGAACATCCGCTGGCACTTCACGCACTGCGGCGGGGCACTGCCGTTCCTGGCCTACCGGCTCGCGACACGGCACTCGGCCTTCCCGCCGTTCAACGAGGTGCTGCCGGAAGGCCCCCTCACGTACCTCTCGCGGATGTACTTCGACGACGCGCAGGCGTTCACCGCCGCGCAGTTGCAGCCGCTGTCGTCGCTGGTGCCCGACAACCACATCATGTTCGGCAGCGACTGGCCGGCGACCCGGCACCTCTACGCGGCCGACAACGTCGAGACGATGCCCTTCCTCAAGGGCAGCCTGCCGCTTCCCAAGGCAGGCGACCCCGAACCGACCGTCGACGAGATCTACAACCGGCGCCAGCGGATCGCTCTCGAGCGGACCAACGCCCTCGAGCAGTTCCCGAAGCTGCGGGCGCGTATACGCCGCGCCGGCTCGCGCTGA
- a CDS encoding DinB family protein — translation MTDTATPKHYATRWNNDTRPTPPAVGGERETLSAVLDWHRATFELKCAGLSPEQLSARAVPPSGLSLHGMVRHLAGVERWWFRIQFAGENVPLLYYSDDDPDQDFDSLEGDAEEAFAVWRTECEHSRQITAAAASLDETGIRKRTGEPISLRRIMVDLIAEYARHNGHADLLRECIDGSTGM, via the coding sequence ATGACCGACACAGCCACCCCCAAGCACTATGCGACCCGGTGGAACAACGACACCCGCCCGACCCCTCCCGCCGTCGGTGGCGAAAGGGAGACCCTGAGCGCGGTCCTGGACTGGCACCGGGCCACCTTCGAGCTCAAGTGCGCCGGCCTGTCTCCGGAGCAGTTGTCCGCACGGGCGGTGCCGCCCTCCGGGCTGTCTCTGCATGGCATGGTGCGGCATCTGGCCGGCGTCGAGCGCTGGTGGTTCCGCATCCAGTTCGCCGGAGAGAACGTTCCGCTCCTCTACTACTCCGACGACGACCCGGACCAGGACTTCGACAGCCTGGAAGGTGACGCCGAGGAGGCGTTCGCCGTCTGGCGGACGGAGTGCGAGCACTCCAGGCAGATCACGGCCGCTGCCGCGTCGCTGGATGAGACAGGGATCCGCAAGAGGACCGGCGAGCCGATCTCACTGCGCAGGATCATGGTGGACCTGATCGCTGAGTACGCACGACACAACGGCCACGCCGATCTCCTGCGCGAATGCATCGACGGCTCCACCGGGATGTGA
- a CDS encoding DUF2516 family protein — translation MLMTGFAGFLGLLKIVLMALAAFGLFDAAFRREDAFRAADKQTKVFWLIILGIALVVSYLFHLLSFLPIIGAIASIVYIVDVRPAVKQVSGGGGGRRGGSSSDGPYGPYNGGR, via the coding sequence ATGCTGATGACGGGCTTCGCGGGGTTCCTGGGACTTCTGAAGATCGTCCTGATGGCTCTCGCCGCGTTCGGGCTGTTCGACGCCGCGTTCCGGCGTGAGGACGCGTTCCGTGCGGCCGACAAGCAGACCAAGGTGTTCTGGCTGATCATCCTTGGGATCGCCCTCGTCGTGAGCTATCTGTTCCATCTCCTGTCGTTCTTGCCGATCATCGGCGCCATCGCGAGCATCGTGTACATCGTGGATGTGCGGCCCGCGGTCAAGCAGGTGTCCGGCGGGGGCGGCGGACGCCGCGGCGGCTCCAGCAGCGACGGTCCGTACGGCCCGTACAACGGCGGCCGGTGA
- a CDS encoding DIP1984 family protein, producing MKLAEALAERAEATRRVEQLRARVVSSARYQEGEAPAEDAAQLLAEAGEVLSALETLIRRINRTNATVEMGPDGTLTDALARRDVLRLRHSVVTAAADAAAGSGERGYGRQLRSELMMLSALPVAELRGQADVLAREIREVDVRIQRTNWEVDLLD from the coding sequence GTGAAGCTTGCTGAGGCACTGGCGGAACGTGCGGAGGCGACGCGCCGGGTAGAACAGTTGCGAGCGCGCGTCGTCAGCAGTGCGCGGTATCAGGAGGGGGAGGCGCCCGCCGAGGATGCCGCCCAGTTGTTGGCTGAGGCCGGTGAGGTGCTGAGCGCTCTGGAAACGTTGATCCGGCGGATCAACCGGACCAATGCCACCGTGGAGATGGGTCCCGACGGCACGCTCACCGATGCCCTCGCACGCCGGGATGTCCTGCGGTTGCGTCACTCTGTGGTCACCGCGGCGGCGGACGCGGCGGCGGGTAGCGGCGAGCGGGGATACGGCCGGCAACTCCGGTCCGAGCTGATGATGCTGTCCGCGCTTCCGGTCGCGGAACTGCGCGGTCAGGCGGATGTTCTCGCGCGGGAGATCCGCGAGGTCGATGTGCGGATCCAGCGTACGAACTGGGAGGTGGATCTGCTGGACTGA
- a CDS encoding helix-turn-helix domain-containing protein: MASLNVGNLGEYLREQRRNAQLSLRQLADAAGVSNPYLSQIERGLRKPSAEVLQQVAKALRISAETLYVRAGILDAERDRDEIETRAVILADPTLNERQKQVLLQIYESFRKENGFEVDLGAGMATDADEPSDPGPRTADGGDAGPQQTAS; this comes from the coding sequence ATGGCATCGCTCAACGTCGGCAATCTCGGTGAGTACCTGCGTGAACAGCGGCGAAACGCGCAGCTGTCGCTCAGGCAGCTCGCCGACGCCGCCGGGGTGTCCAATCCGTATCTGAGCCAGATCGAGCGCGGGCTGCGCAAGCCGAGCGCGGAGGTGTTGCAGCAGGTCGCCAAGGCGCTGCGGATCTCCGCCGAGACGCTGTATGTGCGGGCCGGCATCCTCGACGCCGAGCGGGATCGGGACGAGATCGAGACGCGCGCCGTCATACTCGCCGATCCCACGCTGAACGAGCGGCAGAAGCAGGTGCTGCTCCAGATCTACGAGTCCTTCCGCAAGGAGAACGGATTCGAGGTCGACCTCGGTGCCGGCATGGCGACGGACGCGGACGAACCCTCGGACCCCGGCCCCCGTACGGCCGACGGCGGCGACGCCGGTCCGCAGCAGACGGCGAGTTGA
- a CDS encoding glycosyltransferase: MALPHLVRLGRDGYFFPSGDVRAVDTRLMELLDDPAARRPGGQAARRRTGEAGREIVVDHDSDRTLAAFEALYLRGAGHPAAMTALPLPPTSAMESEHDEYAARSGRR, from the coding sequence ATGGCGCTGCCGCACCTGGTCCGCCTCGGCCGCGACGGCTACTTCTTCCCGTCCGGTGACGTGCGCGCCGTCGACACCCGCCTCATGGAGTTGCTCGACGATCCGGCGGCCAGGCGGCCAGGCGGCCAAGCGGCCCGGCGCCGGACGGGCGAGGCCGGCCGGGAGATCGTCGTCGACCACGACAGCGACCGTACGCTGGCCGCATTCGAAGCCCTGTACCTCCGCGGCGCCGGTCACCCCGCGGCCATGACGGCCCTCCCCCTTCCCCCCACCTCGGCGATGGAAAGCGAGCACGATGAGTACGCAGCGCGTTCTGGTCGTCGATGA
- a CDS encoding DUF5958 family protein has product MADPYIVLNELAQELRPMPQGIEWFESLSAEEQSNTLRLLSHFCVQARATAEDGPESIRRSGLRATHTPAVLITRGRIDQQLGKIAGLTPHDERLKSFRLLIAVLAVADGRRRERFCSDGCGHEWHRLSVDTLAETLT; this is encoded by the coding sequence ATGGCTGATCCGTACATCGTTCTCAACGAGCTCGCCCAGGAGCTTCGGCCGATGCCACAGGGCATCGAGTGGTTCGAGAGCCTCTCCGCTGAAGAGCAGTCCAACACCCTGCGCCTCCTGTCACATTTCTGCGTTCAGGCCCGCGCCACCGCCGAGGACGGCCCGGAAAGTATCCGACGTTCCGGACTTCGCGCCACGCACACACCGGCAGTTCTGATCACACGAGGGCGGATCGACCAGCAACTCGGGAAGATCGCCGGCCTCACTCCCCACGACGAGCGCCTCAAGTCGTTCCGGCTGCTGATCGCGGTGCTGGCCGTAGCCGACGGACGTCGACGGGAGCGCTTCTGCTCCGACGGTTGCGGCCACGAATGGCATCGCCTGTCTGTCGACACCCTTGCCGAAACGCTGACCTGA
- a CDS encoding antibiotic biosynthesis monooxygenase family protein: MLKFGNLDESAHFRDQQKEKAGPVTIINTFVAPEGKEDEVVAAWTDDAEYMKKSGSLLSVQLYRGIGGSRLFTNVAVWKSTEHLRAALGTPEFASHLEGYPAGTVAYPHLYQKVAVEGVCEGE, translated from the coding sequence ATGCTCAAGTTCGGCAACCTCGACGAGTCCGCCCACTTCCGCGACCAGCAGAAGGAGAAGGCCGGCCCGGTCACCATCATCAACACGTTCGTCGCTCCGGAAGGCAAGGAGGACGAGGTGGTGGCCGCCTGGACGGACGACGCGGAGTACATGAAGAAGTCGGGAAGCCTTCTTTCGGTGCAGCTGTACCGGGGCATCGGCGGCAGCCGGCTTTTCACCAACGTCGCGGTCTGGAAATCCACCGAGCACCTCCGTGCGGCGCTCGGCACGCCGGAGTTCGCCTCGCACCTGGAGGGCTACCCCGCCGGCACCGTCGCCTACCCGCACCTGTACCAGAAGGTCGCTGTCGAGGGCGTCTGCGAAGGGGAATAG
- a CDS encoding TetR/AcrR family transcriptional regulator encodes MTQPLHRRRPTPGNPRVQRTRNRVLAVARELLPQVGPAGLTYALLAERADVTRQTLYRHWPTRAALLFDLILEGPDLGTYPEPGSDVREVATAWLKSLRAGVSVPAVRTAALAVTAQADHDPDSAQALVRIGEDRYAGFNKLLEPSGVQISDDEFTLLYGPVLARLFLDRGQVTDAFIDAVVTQWLPLLERADAQQDSQ; translated from the coding sequence ATGACGCAGCCCCTCCATCGCCGCCGGCCGACCCCGGGCAACCCGCGCGTGCAGCGCACCCGCAACCGCGTGCTGGCCGTCGCGCGAGAACTGCTGCCTCAGGTCGGACCGGCCGGGCTGACCTACGCCCTGCTGGCCGAGCGAGCGGACGTCACCCGCCAGACCCTCTACCGGCACTGGCCCACCCGAGCCGCACTGCTCTTCGACCTCATCCTCGAAGGCCCCGACCTCGGCACCTACCCCGAACCGGGCAGCGACGTGCGTGAGGTGGCCACCGCCTGGCTGAAGAGCCTGCGCGCCGGCGTCAGCGTGCCGGCCGTGCGAACCGCGGCTCTGGCCGTCACCGCCCAGGCCGACCACGACCCCGACAGCGCCCAGGCACTCGTCCGCATAGGCGAGGACCGCTACGCCGGCTTCAACAAGCTGCTGGAGCCTTCGGGCGTCCAGATCAGCGACGACGAGTTCACCCTGCTCTACGGGCCCGTCCTCGCCCGGCTCTTCCTCGACCGTGGCCAGGTCACCGACGCCTTCATCGACGCCGTCGTGACCCAGTGGCTCCCCCTGCTGGAGCGTGCCGACGCACAGCAGGACTCCCAGTAG
- a CDS encoding sensor histidine kinase, translating to MPPSRFPAYHGCRARLRRLQERLSLRNRLVLSHVTVLLLALLAMAAISALIEVWLGLDDVEADVVLQVGLLFGVAAAFPASVALSRFLLRPLDRVRAATHRLAEGHYDDNLELPSEPGLAALVEDVNTLAAALADTERRRARLISEVAHEMRTPITLLRAQIEGMADGIFIPDEAMFASLTDDLHRLQRLAGDLSSLSRSEEGAFALHREPTDLAMVARTTVERLRPQYDDQMVTLVVDADNPVVAFCDPDRITQVLVNLLGNALAASDPHGHVALSVHTEPSPGHHVIVRVMDDGIGIAAHDLERIFHRFERLEHPGRPAAAGGSGIGLAIARGIARAHGGDITAESAGLGKGATFTLRLPQEPAPGGGNPPVSR from the coding sequence ATGCCGCCCTCCCGCTTCCCGGCCTACCACGGGTGCCGTGCGCGGCTGCGCCGACTCCAGGAGCGTTTGTCGCTCCGCAACCGGCTGGTGCTCTCGCACGTCACGGTGCTCCTCCTGGCACTGCTGGCCATGGCGGCAATCAGCGCGCTGATCGAGGTGTGGCTCGGGCTTGACGATGTCGAGGCCGACGTGGTCCTGCAGGTCGGCCTTCTGTTCGGAGTGGCCGCGGCCTTCCCGGCGTCCGTCGCCCTGTCCCGGTTTCTGCTGCGTCCGCTCGACAGGGTGCGCGCCGCCACACACCGGCTCGCCGAGGGACACTACGACGACAACCTCGAACTCCCCAGCGAGCCGGGCCTGGCAGCGCTGGTCGAAGACGTCAACACGCTGGCGGCAGCCCTCGCCGACACCGAACGCCGCCGCGCCCGGCTGATCTCCGAGGTCGCCCACGAGATGCGCACCCCCATCACCCTCCTACGCGCCCAGATCGAGGGCATGGCCGACGGGATCTTCATCCCCGATGAGGCGATGTTCGCCTCCCTCACCGACGACCTTCACCGGTTGCAGCGCCTGGCGGGCGACCTCTCCAGCCTGTCCCGGTCGGAGGAGGGCGCCTTCGCTCTCCACCGCGAGCCCACCGACCTGGCCATGGTGGCGCGAACCACCGTCGAGCGACTGCGCCCTCAGTACGACGACCAGATGGTGACCCTCGTCGTGGACGCGGACAACCCCGTCGTCGCCTTCTGCGACCCGGACCGGATCACCCAGGTCCTGGTGAACCTGCTCGGCAACGCACTGGCCGCATCCGATCCGCACGGGCACGTGGCACTGTCCGTGCACACCGAACCGTCGCCCGGCCACCACGTGATCGTCCGCGTCATGGACGACGGCATCGGCATCGCCGCACACGACCTCGAGCGCATCTTCCACCGCTTCGAACGCCTTGAGCATCCCGGCCGCCCCGCTGCCGCCGGCGGCAGCGGCATCGGCCTGGCCATCGCCCGGGGCATCGCCCGAGCCCACGGCGGAGACATCACCGCGGAATCCGCTGGGCTGGGCAAGGGAGCAACGTTCACCTTGCGCCTACCGCAGGAACCCGCCCCAGGAGGCGGCAACCCTCCGGTCTCCCGCTGA
- a CDS encoding alpha/beta fold hydrolase — protein MSPRNLPEPTLSRTRLGSGPGLLLAHGAGSSLAGTYGPVLEALAARHTVVGIDYPGSGDTPRSTTPLSVDDLADQLIAAADAEGLDRFAVSGFSLGGPVAIRAAARHPERVTALMLTAAFPYRDNRLALATSVWSKIAASGDRELLAEFLLMMALGTQALESMPAEQLRQTLGYTAAAAADGSSEQTVLVGHVDVRDDLADIRIPTLVISTTDDRLTSTALHRQVAETIPDAQLVEIATGHLPMLERTDEWLQLITDFLGKHDA, from the coding sequence ATGTCACCTCGCAACCTGCCCGAACCCACGCTCTCCCGCACGCGCCTCGGTTCCGGCCCCGGCCTGCTCCTCGCCCACGGCGCCGGCAGCAGCCTCGCCGGCACCTACGGCCCCGTCCTGGAAGCACTCGCCGCCCGCCACACCGTCGTCGGCATCGACTACCCCGGCAGCGGCGACACCCCCCGCTCCACCACCCCGCTGTCCGTCGACGACCTCGCCGACCAGCTCATCGCCGCCGCCGACGCGGAGGGCCTCGACCGCTTCGCCGTGTCCGGCTTCTCCCTCGGCGGCCCGGTCGCCATCCGCGCCGCCGCCCGCCATCCCGAGCGCGTCACCGCACTCATGCTGACCGCCGCCTTCCCGTACCGCGACAACCGACTCGCTCTCGCCACCTCGGTCTGGAGCAAGATCGCCGCGTCCGGCGACCGCGAACTGCTCGCCGAATTCCTGCTCATGATGGCCCTGGGCACCCAGGCGCTGGAGTCCATGCCGGCCGAGCAACTGCGGCAGACCCTCGGCTACACCGCCGCCGCCGCGGCCGACGGCAGCTCCGAGCAGACCGTTCTCGTCGGCCATGTCGACGTCCGGGACGACCTCGCCGACATCAGGATCCCCACTCTGGTCATCTCGACCACCGACGACCGGCTCACGTCCACCGCCCTGCACCGCCAGGTCGCCGAGACCATCCCCGACGCCCAGCTCGTGGAAATCGCCACCGGCCACCTGCCGATGCTGGAGCGGACCGACGAGTGGCTGCAGCTCATCACCGACTTCCTCGGCAAGCACGACGCCTGA
- a CDS encoding PP2C family protein-serine/threonine phosphatase, whose protein sequence is MPVPVPRQRAIPAVESGQAHAVSAPSGPSGEGAALNASALTPADNSTNPPGAAGPTGPIGPTGQTGPTNLTVLLIEDDPAGSLNVPELLDSAGKPIRVRAARNLTEAQRLLTDDVNCILLDLALPAPTRPTDSGPGPGPGSGPGANTGTHAATGTGTGTGTNPTPGTDADGAGRPDDELSVLKHVLELAPRHAVLALTDSGDAERGAEAVRVGAQDYLFRDELDGRLLSRAIRYAVERKRSDTAERRLTESKLRAQENARLERGLLPTPLLEGSSLRFAARYRPGRSRALLGGDFYDTVRTPDGTVHVMIGDVCGHGPDEAALGVELRIAWRALTFAGLCGDELLSTLQRVLEHERENDEIFATLCTVDIAPDGRRAGLCLAGHPSPLIARHSRGGATPPAELLPYDNGGPALGLLPNARWPRTQIELGAAWSLMLYTDGLIEGRIGEGKERLGQDGMVEMVRRQLAEGLRGEELLRAAVNEVRDLNGGELTDDVAVLLLDRDG, encoded by the coding sequence ATGCCCGTACCCGTACCGCGGCAGAGAGCGATCCCGGCCGTGGAGAGTGGTCAGGCGCACGCCGTGTCCGCACCCAGCGGCCCGTCCGGAGAGGGGGCGGCCCTGAACGCCTCGGCCCTGACCCCTGCAGACAACTCCACAAACCCGCCCGGCGCCGCGGGCCCGACGGGCCCCATCGGTCCGACCGGGCAGACCGGCCCCACCAACCTCACGGTCCTCCTCATCGAGGACGACCCGGCGGGTTCCCTCAACGTGCCCGAGCTGCTCGACTCCGCGGGCAAGCCGATCCGCGTCCGCGCCGCCCGCAACCTCACCGAGGCCCAGCGGCTGCTGACCGACGACGTCAACTGCATCCTCCTGGACCTGGCCCTTCCGGCCCCGACCCGCCCCACCGACTCAGGCCCGGGCCCCGGCCCTGGCTCCGGCCCCGGCGCAAACACAGGCACGCACGCAGCCACGGGCACGGGCACGGGTACGGGCACCAACCCCACCCCCGGCACGGACGCCGACGGGGCCGGCCGCCCCGACGACGAACTCTCCGTCCTCAAACACGTCCTGGAACTGGCCCCCCGCCACGCCGTACTCGCCCTCACCGACTCCGGCGACGCCGAACGCGGCGCGGAAGCGGTACGGGTCGGCGCACAGGACTACCTCTTCCGGGACGAACTGGACGGCCGCCTCCTCAGCCGTGCGATCCGCTACGCCGTGGAGCGAAAGCGGTCGGACACGGCCGAGCGCCGGCTCACCGAGTCCAAGCTGCGCGCCCAGGAGAACGCCCGCCTGGAGCGCGGCCTGCTGCCGACGCCCCTCCTTGAGGGCTCGTCGCTGCGGTTCGCCGCCCGCTACCGCCCGGGCCGTTCCCGCGCGCTGCTCGGCGGCGACTTCTACGACACCGTCCGCACCCCCGACGGCACCGTGCACGTCATGATCGGCGACGTCTGCGGGCACGGCCCCGACGAGGCGGCACTCGGCGTGGAGCTGCGGATCGCCTGGCGCGCGCTGACGTTCGCGGGGCTGTGCGGCGACGAGCTGCTGTCCACGCTGCAGCGCGTCCTGGAGCACGAGCGCGAGAACGACGAGATCTTCGCGACGCTCTGCACGGTCGACATCGCCCCCGACGGCCGCCGCGCGGGCCTCTGCCTCGCCGGCCACCCGTCCCCGTTGATCGCCCGCCACAGCCGGGGCGGAGCGACCCCGCCGGCCGAGCTGCTGCCGTACGACAACGGCGGCCCCGCCCTCGGTCTGCTCCCGAACGCCCGCTGGCCGCGCACCCAGATCGAGCTGGGCGCCGCGTGGAGTCTGATGCTCTACACCGACGGCCTGATAGAGGGACGGATCGGCGAGGGCAAGGAGCGGCTGGGCCAGGACGGCATGGTGGAGATGGTCCGCCGCCAGCTGGCCGAAGGCCTGCGCGGCGAGGAACTGCTGCGCGCCGCGGTGAACGAGGTCCGCGACCTCAACGGCGGCGAACTGACCGACGACGTGGCGGTACTACTGCTGGACCGCGACGGCTGA
- a CDS encoding acyl-CoA thioester hydrolase/BAAT C-terminal domain-containing protein produces the protein MDVTERELTDPWEGVLVAPVRGSDIGVLVLAGSSGRVERERARILAKQGMTAMSICWFGGPGQSPGICEIPLETFTAAVDLLRLNGARRIGIVGTSKGAEAALLTAVHDPRVDVVIAMSPTSRVWCNVGPGRDGARHPYRSSWTWRERALPFVPLDDSWTSAGPDGGPVAIRGWYELSERTFADLLPSAEIPVDNARADLLLVAGGDDAMWPSLPFAEQLAQRRRSVGATVRLIARHDAGHRPRFPGESPASTSPRFQYGGTPEADALLGTAAWPHVLDALQSRG, from the coding sequence GTGGATGTCACTGAGCGCGAGCTGACCGATCCCTGGGAGGGCGTGCTGGTAGCTCCCGTCCGCGGTAGTGACATCGGTGTCCTGGTCCTGGCGGGATCAAGCGGGCGTGTCGAACGAGAAAGAGCACGCATCCTTGCCAAGCAGGGCATGACGGCCATGTCGATCTGCTGGTTCGGTGGACCGGGGCAGTCCCCGGGGATCTGCGAGATCCCACTGGAAACCTTCACCGCCGCCGTCGACCTCCTCCGGTTGAACGGGGCACGACGTATCGGCATCGTGGGCACTTCCAAGGGGGCTGAGGCAGCTCTGCTCACGGCAGTGCACGATCCACGCGTGGACGTCGTCATCGCGATGTCGCCCACCTCTCGGGTCTGGTGCAACGTTGGTCCAGGCCGCGACGGAGCACGACACCCTTATCGATCGTCTTGGACATGGCGAGAGCGGGCGCTGCCCTTCGTCCCGTTGGACGATTCCTGGACTTCTGCAGGGCCGGACGGCGGGCCGGTCGCCATCCGCGGGTGGTACGAACTGAGCGAGCGGACGTTTGCTGATCTGCTCCCTTCAGCGGAGATCCCCGTGGACAACGCGCGGGCCGATCTGCTGCTTGTCGCAGGCGGCGACGATGCGATGTGGCCGTCTCTGCCCTTCGCCGAACAACTGGCGCAACGCCGACGCTCAGTCGGGGCCACGGTGCGTCTGATCGCCCGCCACGATGCGGGCCACCGGCCACGTTTTCCCGGCGAGAGCCCGGCGTCGACATCCCCACGCTTCCAGTACGGAGGCACGCCCGAAGCTGACGCGCTCTTGGGGACAGCCGCCTGGCCCCACGTCCTTGACGCGCTCCAGAGCAGGGGCTGA